The genomic DNA GGCCAGGGCAGCCCTGGGGGTCTCGCGGCGGCCGACCTGGGGGTCTTCGTCGGTCCGGTCTACGGCCGTAGCGGCCGCGCTCAGGCCCCCGGCGCCCCTGCGGCGTCCGGGAACCACCGCGCCAGGCGCTCGCGCTCGAAGGCGACCTTCTCCTGGAGGTGCTCCGGGCGGGGTTCCCCCACGCGCACCTGGGGTGGCGCGGTGAAGAAGTTCCCCTCGACCCGCGTGGCCAGCCCTCCCCCCACCTCGATGAAGCAGTAGCCGTACCCGTCGAAGGTCTCCGACGGGGACCGGCCGGCCAGCAGAGCGGCGAGGTTCCGTCCCACGACGGCCCCCTGACGCTCCGCGAAGATGCCCGCCTTGGGGAAGGGCAGCCCCGCGCCCGTCTGCAGCGCCACCACGTCGCCCACCGCGAAGACCCGCTCGTCCGTCGTCGCCAGGGTGGCCGGGTCGACGTGCACCCAGCCGCCCTCGCCGGCGAGACCGCTGGCGGCTACCGTCGGCGCCGGCCGGTGGGGCGGCACCACCGCCACGACGTCGGCGGCCACGCGCTCACCGCCGCTCAGCACCAGCCGCCCGTCCTCCACCGCCTCGACCACCGTACGGGGGCGAAAGCGGATCCCGCGGGCCACCAGTTCCCCCTCCACCGCCTCGCACGCCTGCGGCCCGGCGGAGGGCAGCGAGGAGGGCTGCGGCGAGAGGACCTCCAGCTCCACCCGCTGGCGCCGGCCGGTGCGGCGCAGCAGGTCGTCGATGAGAAAGGCCGCTTCGTAGGGGGCGGGCGGGCACTTGTAGGGGAGGCCGGCGATGGCCACGACGACCCGGCCCTCGCCGAGATCACGCAGCCGCGCGCCCAGCCGTTCCGCGTCGGCGGCGTCGTACAGGTTGAAGAGGTCCGGCCGACCCGCCGCCATCCCGGGCACGAGGTCGGGACGCGGCTGGGCGCCGGAGGCCAGGACGAGGAAGTCGTAGCGCAGGTCCTCCCCGTCGACGCGCACCCGACGCGCGTCCGGATCGATCCCCTCCACCCGCCCCTGCCGGAACGGCACGCCCCTGGCCGCCAGGCGCGTCCGGTCGCGCTCTCCCGCCCCGCGGGTGCTGCGCCCGTCCACCAGCCACAGCTTGCGCAGGCCCATGAGGAAGGTCCGCGAGGCATCCACCACGAGCAGCTCGGCCGCATCGCCCGCGGTTTCGCGCAGGGCGTAGGCGACGCTCAGGCCCCCGAAGCCTCCGCCGATGACGACCACCCGTGCCGGCACCGTCCGTCCCCTCCGTCCCGTGACCGGGCTCTCCGTACCACCCCGGCCGTGTCGATGTCATTCTAAGGGAAAGCTCGTTGCGGGCGGAGGGCGCCCGGAGGGAGGTGGGCGATGGCGCCGTGGCAGATGGTGGAGGTGGTGGGATCCTCGTCGCAGAGCATTCAGGAGGCGGTCCGCGTGGCCGTGCGGGCCGCGGGGGCGCGGACGGCCAAGTGGTTCGAGGTGCGCGAGATCCGGGGCGTGGTGACGGATGGGGAGGTCGGGGAGTTCCAGGTGCGGGTGGCGGTGGGCTACGAGACCCGCTGAGGGCTCCGGCGCCGGAGTGAGCCACGGAGATGGCTGAGGGGGGCCAGCTCCCGTCACGTCCGGCCGGCCGTCGGCCACCCTTGCTGGCCCGTCGGGCGGAAAACACGTCGCGGGAGGCCCAAGCCTCCCGCGACGGTGACTCCCGGCAGCGACCTACTCTCCCACGGCGTTGCCACCGCAGTACCATCGGCCCTGGAGGGCTTAACGACCGTGTTCGGAATGGGAACGGGTGTGGCCCCTCCGGCATCGCCACCGGGAATGCGACCGGTGTCCCTGACATCGGCATAGGGAAGCGGCCCCGCGTCGGGTGTCGCGGCAGGTCCGGCGGGGGCTTAGGCGCACGCGACACCCAACGACGGGACACACCTACCCAAGATCGCGGGGCGGACTCACGCACTCGGCGTTCCGATCACAGCCCCGGCGATCCCGGGACAGCACCTGGCAGGCTCTGTACAGCCGCCCCTAAGACGGGCTCAAGCCCTCGCCCGATTAGTACCGGTAGGCTCAACGCCTCTCAGCGCTTACACCCCCGGCCTATCAACCTGGTCATCTCCCAGGGGGCTTACCCGGTTGACCCGGTGGGAGACCTCGTCTTGGGGTGGGCTTCGCGCTTAGATGCTTTCAGCGCTTATCCCGTCCGGACATGGCTACCCGGCGCGTGCCCTTGGCAGGACAACCGGTACACCAGAGGTCCGTCCACTCCGGTCCTCTCGTACTAGGAGCAGCTCCCCTCAAGTCTCCTGCGCCCGCGGTGGATAGGGACCGACAGTGTTGTTACTCCTCCTGGAAGGGGAGGGGGCAGGTCATTTCTGCCTGCCTCTTTCAGTCGCCTGAAAGCTCGGACTGTATCTTCACCTCGTGCGAGGTGTCTGGCGTACAGTCTCTGAGGGTTCCAGATGAGCAAGGACCGTCTCCAGCGACAGCCGTCGCCGAGCTCCACCCTGATTCATCGCGAAGGCCACGCGCAGCAACTCGCGGAGTCCTGCGGGGTGACGATGTTGCCCCACCGCCACAGCCCGGACGACAGCCGCGAACCGCTCGAAATCATGACGCTTCGTCGTGTGCAGGCGATACCGCTCGAAGAACGGGATCACCTTCCCGATCAGGTCGGAGCGATGTCTTACCACCAACACCCAGGTTCTGTCTCGCAGGCTCTTCCCGTGGTTCCGCTTGATGTGCCCGCAGCCCAACACGCTCTGGATCAACTCCAGCACGTGCTGATTACCGTCGTTCTGGGAAACCCGGAACTCGGGCACGATCTGCCATCGCCACCGGGTGGTGGGATGACGTTGCACCGCCACGTGGAACGAACCTTCCCCGTCGACAAAACCTGCGATGTAGTGGCTGATCCCCTCATCTGGCCTTCCCTGCTGGTTACCTGCACCCATCGCATTGTCACCCATCCCTACCTATCGGCACATCCTCAACGGGTTTGCAGGATGGGTAGCGTGGGATCCCCCAGGCTTTCCAGCATATAGCCAGATTTATAGACAGCAACGGTCCAGGTTACTGTCTCACGACGTTCTGAACCCAGCTCACGTACCTCTTTAATGGGCGAACAGCCCAACCCTTGGGACCTACTACAGCCCCAGGATGAGATGAGCCGACATCGAGGTGCCAAACAGGGCCGTCGATGTGGACTCTTGGGCCCTATTAGCCTGTTATCCCCGGGGTAGCTTTTATCCGTTAAGCCACGGCGCTTCCACTTGCCGCCGTAGGATCACTAGGCCCGGCTTTCGCCCCTGCTCGGCTTGTAGGCCTCGCAGTCAAGCCCCCTTATGCCCTTGCACTCGCCGCACGGTTTCCAACCGTGCTGAGGGGACCTTTGGGCGCCTCCGTTACCGTTTAGGAGGCGACCGCCCCAGTCAAACTGCCCACCTGCCACTGTCCCCAGACCCGCTGAGGGCCCAGGTTAGGACGTAACCTTGCCGAGGGTGGTATTCCAAGGGTGGCTCCACCGAGGCTGGCGCCCCGGCTTCTCCGCCTCCCACCTATCCTCTACACGGTAAGACCACATCCAATGACAAGCTGCAGTAAAGCTCCACGGGGTCTTTCCGTCCAGCCGCGGGTGGCCCGTGTCTTCACGGGCTTCACAACTTCGCCGAGTCCCTCGTCGAGACAGCGCTCAGCTCGTTACGCCATTCGTGCAGGTCGGAACTTCACGCGATTCCCTGTTACCAGGGGCGTAGACTATACCTTTATCTCGATCCTGGGATACCTTTTCTTGCCAGTCTGGTTGATCTGTCCGGCCAGCCTGACGATGCGCTGAAATCCAACCACCGTCAGGTGCTCGCGACGGTACATCCT from Armatimonadota bacterium includes the following:
- a CDS encoding FAD/NAD(P)-binding oxidoreductase, coding for MPARVVVIGGGFGGLSVAYALRETAGDAAELLVVDASRTFLMGLRKLWLVDGRSTRGAGERDRTRLAARGVPFRQGRVEGIDPDARRVRVDGEDLRYDFLVLASGAQPRPDLVPGMAAGRPDLFNLYDAADAERLGARLRDLGEGRVVVAIAGLPYKCPPAPYEAAFLIDDLLRRTGRRQRVELEVLSPQPSSLPSAGPQACEAVEGELVARGIRFRPRTVVEAVEDGRLVLSGGERVAADVVAVVPPHRPAPTVAASGLAGEGGWVHVDPATLATTDERVFAVGDVVALQTGAGLPFPKAGIFAERQGAVVGRNLAALLAGRSPSETFDGYGYCFIEVGGGLATRVEGNFFTAPPQVRVGEPRPEHLQEKVAFERERLARWFPDAAGAPGA
- a CDS encoding dodecin family protein; this translates as MAPWQMVEVVGSSSQSIQEAVRVAVRAAGARTAKWFEVREIRGVVTDGEVGEFQVRVAVGYETR